In Stomoxys calcitrans chromosome 2, idStoCalc2.1, whole genome shotgun sequence, the following proteins share a genomic window:
- the LOC106086746 gene encoding protein Skeletor, isoforms B/C, which translates to MLHPLITPKMLYAFGLICLSLFSYTSASFPYFGTKIGALKRLHHGVSGDVYAVDSRTLFVKKFNYDGEAPAAYFYVGSTGKPSAVGGTRLRDERGGTASLTKRYRNKDITLTLPEGLTLKDIKWFSVWCDEFAVNFGDVTIPNNLDFPRPQKLNGLAGVHGVKSDPIVVVDAQTLLVPNFSYDGEAPDAKFWVGQGDRPSPNGLRIPDENGKELPLRRYDHKTIVLTLPDDLTIFDIGHFGVWCEAFTVDFGNIRIPKPLNVPPSLKMLGISPQSKLNCEVLYDDLAFEVRWAMAGDSIVVQLVSKLEDNHYMAFGISPNKDRSVMIGSDVVVSWVEKDTGKGYAIDYYLSDKSQCSGKRGSCPDVNIQENTNSVRLLNAAMVNGYSIVTYQRSLNATDRLDLPISRNGFEAIVWGIGPLNERNETSFHTHFNKNNHFIDFGRQPTWNCPTPEGSKPGGEGNDEDNDDDDEEEGYPPAAKPTGNTGIPEEEFYDNNRAQALQSPNRRVENNLQLGQRRPVPTPKPVANDGAWEIPPIQCYEPEDGVFYAQMGPTGGKHGYSAITGHVGWGISWFINGLLIPEIHVVRGKTYTFVVEGGNNPEIPAKYHPFYITDDPVGGYEHKREEEKKNIRIFAGVHRSRSGQVIPTGVGRLCNWTPDADGPPADDYQSFGAYQRTLTLKCDPGEPGVITWKPDRNTPDTVYYHCFTHRYLGWKIHVHDTCDDARYAASEKHAVRVPAPVRGDDELEAEESIRHETKMASALLRLSRIAY; encoded by the exons tGTTTTCATACACAAGCGCTTCATTTCCATATTTTGGCACAAAAATCGGTGCACTAAAGCGATTACATCATGGCGTTTCCGGTGATGTGTATGCCGTAGATTCCAGAACATTgtttgtgaaaaaattcaattatgaTGGCGAGGCTCCAG CTGCTTATTTCTATGTCGGCAGCACTGGCAAGCCCAGCGCTGTAGGGGGCACTCGCCTGAGGGATGAGCGTGGTGGCACTGCCTCTTTAACCAAACGCTATAGGAATAAGGATATTACCTTGACCCTGCCTGAGGGTTTGACTCTGAAAGACATCAAATGGTTCTCGGTGTGGTGTGATGAGTTTGCTGTTAATTTTGGTGATGTTACCATACCAAATAATTTGGACTTTCCCCGCCCTCAAAAACTCAATGGTCTGGCTGGTGTGCATGGTGTGAAGTCAGATCCCATTGTGGTGGTGGATGCCCAAACACTGTTGGTGCCCAATTTCAGTTACGATGGGGAAGCACCAG atgCCAAATTCTGGGTGGGCCAAGGTGATCGTCCCTCGCCCAATGGTCTCCGCATACCCGATGAGAATGGCAAAGAGCTTCCTCTGCGTCGCTATGATCACAAAACTATTGTTTTGACTCTGCCCGATGATTTAACCATATtcgatattggccattttggtgTTTGGTGTGAAGCCTTCACTGTTGATTTTGGCAACATACGCATACCCAAACCTCTGAATGTTCCACCCTCTTTGAAAATGTTGGGTATTAGTCCTCAG TCCAAACTGAATTGTGAAGTCCTGTATGATGATTTGGCATTCGAAGTCCGTTGGGCCATGGCTGGTGATAGCATCGTTGTGCAATTGGTTTCCAAATTAG AGGACAATCACTATATGGCCTTTGGTATTTCACCCAACAAGGATCGCAGTGTTATGATTGGATCCGATGTTGTTGTCAGCTGGGTGGAAAAGGATACTGGCAAAGGTTATGCCATCGATTACTACCTCAGCGATAAGTCTCAGTGTTCTGGTAAGCGTGGATCCTGCCCGGATGTCAACATACAAGAAAATACCAATTCAGTGCGTTTGCTTAATGCTGCCATGGTTAATGGTTACTCGATTGTCACCTATCAACGTTCACTAAACGCCACCGATCGTTTGGATTTGCCCATATCACGTAATGGTTTTGAGGCTATAGTCTGGGGTATTGGACCTTTGAATGAGCGCAATGAGACCTCATTCCATACACATTTCAATAAGAACAACCACTTCATTGATTTTGGACGTCAACCTACATGGAATTGTCCCACACCAGAGGGATCAAAGCCGGGTGGGGAGGGCAATGACGAAgataatgatgacgatgatgaggaAGAAGGTTATCCACCAGCTGCTAAGCCAACAGGAAATACTGGTATACCCGAAGAGGAGTTCTATGATAATAATCGAGCTCAGGCCTTGCAAAGTCCCAATAGGAGAGTAGAGAATAACCTACAATTGGGACAAAGAAGACCAGTGCCTACACCAAAGCCAGTGGCTAATGATGGCGCCTGGGAAATACCTCCCATACAGTGTTATGAGCCAGAAGATGGAGTGTTCTATGCTCAAATGGGACCCACGGGAGGCAAACATGGATATTCAGCCATAACAG GTCATGTTGGTTGGGGTATATCGTGGTTTATCAATGGTCTTCTCATTCCCGAAATTCATGTTGTTCGAGGCAAAACCTATACCTTTGTGGTAGAAGGAGGCAATAATCCTGAAATTCCTGCAAAATACCATCCCTTCTATATTACCGATGATCCTGTGGGAGGCTATGAACACAAGCGTGAGGAGGAAAAGAAG AACATACGCATCTTTGCCGGTGTACATCGTTCACGTTCGGGCCAGGTTATACCCACAGGTGTGGGTCGTCTCTGCAACTGGACTCCCGATGCTGATGGTCCCCCTGCTGATGATTATCAATCATTTGGCGCTTACCAACGTACCCTTACCCTGAAATGTGATCCCGGTGAGCCTGGTGTCATCACCTGGAAGCCCGATCGCAATACACCCGACACCGTCTACTATCACTGCTTTACCCATCGCTATCTGGGCTGGAAGATTCATGTGCATGATACTTGCGATGATGCCCGCTATGCGGCTTCGGAAAAACATGCGGTGCGTGTGCCCGCACCTGTGCGTGGGGATGATGAGTTGGAGGCCGAAGAGTCGATACGTCATGAAACAAAG ATGGCATCCGCGCTGCTGAGGCTCTCGAGGATAGCATACTGA
- the LOC131995025 gene encoding protein Skeletor, isoforms D/E-like has product MNGTPPKLTFEITKSSEITKLISDGIRAAEALEDSILRQKHQQQQKKASADLGSNTLPAVNSNSKLASSGSASAPSYNNALGPPHQQPAISTAQPETLHGETNLHALLNSLHPQSQSSSLAPPPTSSPPSSSSSSISKRPLAPALLASPSHIQHTPHLHMPHYIAAAAVATHNVSGNLPLTGPQKTIGLSEFLRPPFNAPLFHPVKLPGQRPFPGPLKKVHSSKPILPQHLPRHPPGGGGLGNGPLPQPSVIVNHYRKPMPSILRPFFKDTHLPLQPLAASVLLLGQPTELNNHRKTESHLHSHSKKPIIPVPYADLTPQSSLQKQVLNQIHGEKLKTPNQQHIIPPHVLATEKVNPYEKPLSTLATVTPTSGPSVGGGVFKNPFDVHEIENEPSPADIAAMKPAINEGFKPDTVVVENGFKPILRLDGPMPPPEVVEQMANRREDPGLEIDEAMESDTLFLTAHVQQTQTQNFEPMFIPSPPDSTNASIIIRKSSGVQSHSAHNSGISAAAKDPMYSQPISSMLKSASMPEAAELRNATLQDILNEASDEQEVEEPEREPIDNKIEDKPKPTHHKLMATPVLEENMEMEEKISPEYLKGIKQSQQSEELEEEDIEQHNEEQQQAHFLKYSEKEDILKVIPQDTTKSDMKSSSPSITTSTLKPLPNKLKKYDNQQLDDIEMDDGEDMEEEISDLFDMEQEEHYSSEPEAQAAERIETYYLPPDNRQIPSASDAASGSGTVIAYDGKSVMDSSLVLPPKLDSEIEDEDQNRSSARFFGRNTQSISKLEQLIRSTPQFVPFRGEIPPLNPDSVPAVSVQPITSASGSRPSSTKLQIIHNKS; this is encoded by the coding sequence ATGAATGGGACACCGCCCAAGTTAACTTTTGAAATAACAAAATCATCGGAAATTACTAAATTGATTTCAGATGGCATCCGCGCTGCTGAGGCTCTCGAGGATAGCATACTGAGGCAGAAgcatcaacaacagcaaaagAAGGCGTCCGCCGATCTAGGGTCCAACACACTGCCAGCAGTCAATAGTAATTCGAAATTAGCCAGTAGTGGTAGTGCCAGCGCCCCCTCGTACAACAATGCACTGGGACCGCCTCATCAACAGCCAGCCATTTCGACCGCTCAACCAGAGACCTTACATGGCGAAACTAATTTACATGCACTATTAAACTCATTACACCCACAATCTCAATCATCCTCATTAGCACCGCCACCAACATCATCaccgccatcatcatcatcgtcatccatAAGTAAACGTCCATTAGCACCTGCACTTTTGGCCTCCCCCTCGCACATACAGCACACACCACACTTACATATGCCCCACTATATAGCCGCCGCGGCGGTGGCCACACACAATGTAAGCGGTAATCTGCCTTTAACGGGGCCCCAAAAGACCATAGGACTGTCGGAGTTCTTGAGGCCACCGTTTAATGCACCCCTCTTTCACCCGGTAAAGTTACCGGGACAGCGACCCTTTCCGGGCCCCTTGAAAAAAGTGCACTCCTCCAAGCCCATATTGCCACAGCATTTGCCCAGACATCCTCCGGGTGGAGGGGGTTTGGGCAATGGCCCCCTGCCTCAGCCTTCGGTTATTGTGAATCATTACCGCAAGCCCATGCCTAGTATTTTGAGGCCCTTCTTCAAGGATACCCATCTGCCTTTGCAACCTTTGGCAGCATCGGTGCTATTGCTGGGACAACCCACTGAGCTGAACAATCATCGTAAAACCGAGTCACATTTGCATTCGCATTCCAAGAAACCCATCATACCGGTACCCTATGCAGATCTAACACCCCAGAGCTCACTGCAAAAGCAGGTGTTGAATCAAATCCATGGAGAAAAGCTGAAGACACCCAATCAGCAACACATAATTCCACCACATGTCTTGGCAACAGAAAAGGTTAATCCTTACGAAAAGCCCTTATCCACTTTAGCTACAGTGACTCCAACATCTGGCCCGAGTGTGGGAGGGGGTGTATTTAAAAACCCCTTTGATGTTCATGAAATCGAGAATGAGCCTTCACCTGCCGATATAGCCGCCATGAAGCCAGCCATCAATGAGGGTTTCAAACCCGACACTGTGGTGGTGGAGAATGGTTTTAAGCCCATACTCCGACTTGATGGACCCATGCCCCCCCCAGAGGTGGTGGAACAAATGGCAAACCGTCGCGAAGATCCTGGCCTAGAAATAGATGAAGCTATGGAATCTGATACTCTCTTCTTGACGGCACATGTACAGCAGACTCAGACACAGAACTTTGAACCCATGTTTATACCCTCTCCTCCGGATAGCACAAATGCTAGcataatcataagaaaatcttcgGGAGTTCAATCACACTCGGCACATAACAGTGGAATTTCTGCAGCTGCCAAAGATCCCATGTATAGTCAGCCCATTAGCTCCATGTTAAAATCAGCATCTATGCCTGAGGCGGCTGAACTAAGAAATGCCACTTTGCAGGATATTCTAAATGAAGCATCCGATGAACAGGAGGTGGAAGAGCCCGAAAGAGAACCCATAGACAATAAAATTGAGGATAAGCCAAAGCCCACGCATCATAAACTAATGGCAACTCCTGTATTAGAGGAAAATATGGAGATGGAAGAGAAGATTTCACCAGAATACTTAAAAGGCATTAAGCAATCTCAGCAGTCAGAAGAGTTAGAGGAGGAAGATATAGAGCAGCATAATGAAGAGCAGCAGCAAGCCCATTTTCTTAAATACTCTGAGAAAGAGGACATACTCAAGGTAATACCCCAAGACACCACTAAATCCGATATGAAATCCTCCAGTCCCTCCATCACCACGTCCACTCTCAAGCCGTTGCCTAATAAACTGAAAAAATATGATAATCAACAACTAGACGATATCGAAATGGACGATGGTGAAGATATGGAAGAAGAAATCTCAGATCTTTTTGACATGGAGCAAGAGGAACACTATAGCTCAGAACCTGAGGCCCAGGCAGCCGAACGCATTGAAACGTATTATTTGCCGCCCGATAATCGTCAAATCCCCTCTGCCAGTGATGCGGCCAGTGGCAGTGGCACCGTCATTGCCTATGATGGCAAATCGGTAATGGACAGCTCTTTGGTgctacccccaaaattggattcCGAAATAGAAGATGAAGATCAAAACAGATCATCGGCCCGTTTCTTTGGTCGCAATACCCAGAGTATCTCCAAATTGGAGCAGCTTATAAGAAGTACACCACAATTTGTACCATTTCGTGGCGAAATCCCACCGCTAAACCCAGACTCAGTGCCAGCTGTTTCGGTGCAGCCCATAACTTCGGCATCCGGCTCACGACCCAGTTCTACTAAATTGCAAATAATTCATAATAAATCATAG